The segment AAGAACACCCGCTCCCATATCCGCAGGATACTGGTGGAGCGAGAAATGGAGATGCATGAGACAGTGGCATCCGGGGTGGTCAGCAGTCCGAAAGAACAGGTGCTGAACCACCACCAGACCACAAACGATTACACCATGCAGGAGACGGCTGCATCAGCCGTAACCTCCGCACCGTCCAGAACGGTAACAAACCACCCGGAAGGACGCACCGGAGATATCGGCATGGAAGGGAACGCTGCAGCAGGTGCAGTAAGTTCCCCGCATGAGACTATCGGGAATAATGTCAACCCACGCACAGGCACGCTGTCTGGCGGTGTGAGCGGTTTTGCAGCGATAGTGGTAAGAAACACCAAGACCACAATTCTAAACGGAGCACAGCGAACACAGGCAAGCGTACACGGCACTGTGCCGAGGATGGCAGTGGGAATGGCATCACATTCCAAAATAACAACATAAAGGAGGAACAACGATGGCAGGAGTATTCAAAGAAGCAGTGCTGACAGCCAAAGGAATCGCCCTGCTCGCCAAGGCACAGGCAGGAAGATGCACAATCAAACTGACCAAGGCCGCAACCGGAGACGGATCATATTCAGATGGCGAAGCACTCACAAACAGAACTGCTCTCAAATCCAAGAAGCAGGAGTTCGCACTGATTACAGTGACGACCCAGAACCAGTCCAATGTATATGTGAAATTTATCATCACAAACAAGCAGGACACCGGAAACCTTAAGAATGGCTATTACGTGAAAGAGGTCGGCATTTATGCACAGGACCCGGACGAGGGGGAAATCCTCTACGCACTGGCAGTCGGAGTCGCAAACCAGTGGGATTATATGCCCGCTTACAACGACCTCCTCCCGTCCACGATTA is part of the Clostridium sp. M62/1 genome and harbors:
- a CDS encoding phage tail protein is translated as MISLYDGQITDLLPWKIAQSTEVRCISYAVQQEHQRMLRLAAHTRTMAVIDELPERILDVLAVELRTPYYQESMNLETKRNIIKRTLLWHTKAGTPSAVSELIEIVFGEGRTEEWFDYTEGPYTPGTFDIITNARMTEEMANYFLSIIQRVKNTRSHIRRILVEREMEMHETVASGVVSSPKEQVLNHHQTTNDYTMQETAASAVTSAPSRTVTNHPEGRTGDIGMEGNAAAGAVSSPHETIGNNVNPRTGTLSGGVSGFAAIVVRNTKTTILNGAQRTQASVHGTVPRMAVGMASHSKITT
- a CDS encoding phage tail protein, translated to MAGVFKEAVLTAKGIALLAKAQAGRCTIKLTKAATGDGSYSDGEALTNRTALKSKKQEFALITVTTQNQSNVYVKFIITNKQDTGNLKNGYYVKEVGIYAQDPDEGEILYALAVGVANQWDYMPAYNDLLPSTITMDFLTEVANATDVTIVTPNSMYLYDQTTGDKYVLGVDKGLLYYEEVEE